A window of the Pristiophorus japonicus isolate sPriJap1 chromosome 13, sPriJap1.hap1, whole genome shotgun sequence genome harbors these coding sequences:
- the LOC139278509 gene encoding transmembrane protein 60-like has translation MRMSLAQRVLMTWLFTLLFLIVVVLKLDDKAPWNWFLIFIPLWIFDAILLVMLIVKIIGRCKSGYDRNGNNLRKKIWYLCAMLLKLGFQLALCVRLEQFAQIKLTFIFIPLWLLLIGAMVDLGSNIYSMRQD, from the coding sequence ATGAGAATGTCATTAGCGCAGAGGGTTTTAATGACCTGGCTCTTCACATTGCTCTTCTTAATTGTAGTGGTGCTGAAATTGGACGATAAAGCTCCTTGGAACTGGTTCCTCATCTTCATCCCGCTCTGGATTTTTGATGCCATCCTTTTAGTCATGTTGATCGTAAAGATTATAGGGAGATGTAAATCGGGATATGACAGGAACGGCAACAACCTCAGGAAGAAGATCTGGTACCTGTGCGCCATGCTGCTGAAACTCGGCTTTCAGCTGGCGCTGTGCGTCAGACTAGAGCAGTTCGCACAAATTAAACTCACTTTCATTTTTATACCTCTTTGGCTCTTACTCATCGGAGCGATGGTTGATCTAGGGTCCAATATCT